From Aspergillus chevalieri M1 DNA, chromosome 4, nearly complete sequence, a single genomic window includes:
- a CDS encoding uncharacterized protein (COG:S;~EggNog:ENOG410PM9T;~TransMembrane:1 (o234-254i)): MDHAHAAVSKPGRISHGKQAACLNCRRSKIRFPSHHVGRQKGVKNKRTGLEKALYQIEQAIKRPRGPDAAASDAAHKVISNLQELLGKAQDQQQVSHSETDDFSENQDQTHSLPSPREQEDSLALDDAENPLQLLARASDLQLSPAETRKVPAPLQQQQAISRTQGHNSCANSFFVPVRASRDVGPELDPIELGLVTVEEAESLFSFFYQNLAHTRWGLDPLIHTVSFVRAQSAFLFTSILAATTLFLSSAAALSKRLFRHCRYLANIVAVQRHRSVEIVLAFMVNVPWMAPGNCLGDDDACAYIAMALTVALDLSLNKIVVPSSSFDNSFLKRQAKADCIDAKRALHMDGFDDVDAGSEWGRRLLRRRERAWIALFVLERGVCLARGRSYTVPPTTLVENCDHWHISDIADSRDGPMNSMAALRRNLDEIFRKVKSNCDNYQVVDIGPEAAQSIKTMIESFYDRWYATWAPAIGEGQSLSLPPYVDILVTHTRLSTYAGVINHPTAPIEVKRFFRAAALSSALNVLRAAIQGEARLKSMPNNTVIMISFAACSALSLSVTPGDSRSSLAPSVRNSIEETAGVLERIGATPSHRHGASVLYGRFLRELIRRAPVGSRSQNHFDQRRAMGSTEALQPMSSLDVYDPIVTTAQPSASPSLLWMEPLQFSAMSDDQIIDAVNRAGTAFGTTVPDVPFDDMLRWDWLDFANNGSDFNL; the protein is encoded by the exons ATGGACCATGCACACGCTGCGGTATCAAAACCCGGCAGGATCTCGCATGGAAAGCAGGCTGCATGTCTCAACTGCAGAAGAAGCAAGATCCGAT TCCCTAGTCACCACGTGGGGAGGCAGAAAGGTGTCAAGAA TAAGCGCACAGGCCTGGAAAAGGCACTATACCAAATAGAACAAGCCATCAAGCGCCCCAGGGGTCCAGACGCGGCTGCATCTGATGCTGCCCATAAGGTCATCTCAAACCTGCAAGAACTGCTCGGCAAGGCACAAGACCAGCAGCAAGTCTCGCATAGCGAAACGGATGACTTCTCAGAGAATCAGGACCAAACCCACAGCCTTCCTTCCCCTCGTGAACAGGAAGATAGTCTAGCTCTGGATGACGCGGAGAATCCTTTGCAGTTGCTCGCGAGAGCTTCTGATCTCCAACTATCACCAGCTGAGACGCGAAAAGTCCCTGCTCCTTTACAGCAACAGCAGGCAATATCCAGGACCCAAGGTCATAATTCATGTGCAAATTCCTTTTTCGTTCCTGTGCGAGCTAGTCGGGATGTTGGTCCGGAATTGGATCCCATAGAGTTGGGGCTTGTCACGGTGGAAGAAGCGGAATCGCTCTTTTCTTT CTTTTACCAGAACCTAGCACATACGCGATGGGGACTCGATCCTCTAATTCATACAGTGTCGTTTGTACGCGCTCAGTCTGCGTTCCTTTTCACATCGATCCTGGCTGCAACTACTCTTTTCTTgtcatctgctgcagctTTATCTAAAAGACTGTTCAGACATTGCAGATATTTGGCAAACATAGTCGCCGTACAGCGACATAGGTCAGTCGAGATAGTCCTGGCATTTATGGTCAACGTTCCATGGATGGCCCCGGGAAACTGTTTAGGCGACGATGATGCCTGTGCTTACATCGCGATGGCTCTGACAGTTGCACTGGATTTGTCTCTCAACAAAATTGTTGTTCCTTCATCGAGCTTTGACAACAGCTTTCTGAAAAGACAAGCCAAGGCTGATTGCATTGACGCGAAGAGAGCACTGCATATGGATGGCTTCGACGATGTGGATGCCGGATCTGAATGGGGTCGACGATTGTTGCGACGACGAGAGAGAGCTTGGATTGCACTGTTCGTTTTAGAGCGAGG agtatgtcTGGCCCGTGGGCGAAGCTATACTGTCCCGCCAACAACCCTTGTTGAAAATTGTGATCATTGGCATATCTCAGACATTGCAGACTCGCGAGACGGTCCCATGAACTCAATGGCCGCCCTAAGGAGAAACCTG GACGAGATATTTAGGAAAGTCAAATCCAACTGCGACAATTACCAAGTTGTCGATATAGGACCCGAGGCAGCTCAATC AATCAAGACAATGATCGAAAGTTTCTATGACCGTTGGTATGCAACATGGGCGCCGGCAATTGGAGAAGGTCAAT CACTCTCGCTTCCACCATATGTTGACATATTGGTCACCCATACCCGGTTGTCGACCTACGCTGGCGTTATCAACCATCCTACAGCGCCAATAGAAGTTAAGCGATTTTTCCGCGCTGCTGCCCTTTCCTCTGCGTTGAATGTTCTGCGGGCTGCCATCCAGGGAGAGGCACGTCTGAAGTCGATGCCAAATAACACCGTGATCATGAtctcctttgctgcttgtTCAGCACTTAGCCTTAGTGTCACGCCAGGTGACAGCAGGTCTAGCTTGGCCCCAAGCGTGCGAAATTCAATCGAGGAAACTGCAGGCGTGCTAGAGCGCATTGGTGCTACCCCCAGTCATCGTCATGGAGCTTCTGTTCTATATGGAAGATTCTTACGGGAGCTGATCCGGCGTGCGCCTGTGGGATCGAGGTCTCAAAACCACTTCGATCAACGAAGAGCAATGGGGTCCACGGAGGCGCTGCAGCCCATGTCTTCCTTAGATGTATATGACCCCATAGTCACAACTGCTCAACCATCGGCCTCGCCATCTCTACTTTGGATGGAGCCTCTGCAGTTCTCTGCGATGTCTGACGACCAGATCATTGATGCTGTGAACCGAGCCGGCACAGCATTTGGCACTACCGTTCCTGACGTCCCATTTGATGACATGTTGCGATGGGATTGGTTGGATTTCGCCAACAATGGTTCGGATTTCAATCTATAA
- a CDS encoding uncharacterized protein (COG:K;~EggNog:ENOG410Q1WU;~InterPro:IPR036864,IPR001138;~PFAM:PF00172;~TransMembrane:1 (o330-349i);~go_function: GO:0000981 - DNA-binding transcription factor activity, RNA polymerase II-specific [Evidence IEA];~go_function: GO:0008270 - zinc ion binding [Evidence IEA];~go_process: GO:0006355 - regulation of transcription, DNA-templated [Evidence IEA]): protein MDRDRSRPISSFPTSSRQPLEKPKGRKKVSSACLACKTRRSRCSGQDPCGNCVRNNTECSYAANQDKRRGIQIKERLERLEEDRDLLIRFVTALREGGDRQALQLVSLIRSKASLDEIKVYLNEHMRVNQQTSPELLDVERQLSRMQEFESQRSSILDSNTLAVAPRWRVPARPWTKVTDNDNLVSHLLSSWFTWHHPYWIDRDRFIEDMQTRDPKQTKYCSPFLTNIILADACAYMGYPETLAEMSDIPTRTHRFYGEAKRLYEQEEGNVTLTTMQGLGVLWTCASLLRKERNGWNYQGQLTYTIQQFILLVNSGKASHYEPKAVDTSVWGLFNIITYIYIYIYFLFFSTPLKLNG from the exons ATGGATCGGGATCGATCCAGGCCAATTTCCTCCTTTCCCACTAGTAGTCGGCAGCCGTTGGAGAAACCCAAGGGCCGGAAGAAAGTTTCATCGGCTTGCCTTGCTTGCAAAACGCGAAGATCGAGG TGTAGCGGACAGGACCCATGTGGAAATTGTGTGAGGAATAACACAGAATGCTCGTATGCTGCAAATCAGGACAAACGTCGGGGGATACAGATCAAGGAGAGACTGGAGAGATTGGAAGAAGACCGTGATCTACTCATTAGATTTGTCACCGCACTCCGAGAAGGTGGTGACCGACAGGCTCTACAACTCGTTAGTCTTATCCGCAGTAAGGCCTCCCTCGATGAAATCAAAGTCTACTTGAATGAACATATGCGGGTTAATCAACAAACTAGTCCTGAACTACTGGATGTGGAACGGCAACTGAGTAGGATGCAAGAGTTCGAGTCACAGAGAAGCAGCATACTGGATAGCAATACCCTGGCGGTTGCTCCCCGCTGGAGAGTACCGGCTAGACCATGGACTAAAGTAACAGACAATGACAATTTAGTATCTCATCTGCTTTCTTCATGGTTTACCTGGCACCACCCATACTGGATTGACCGTGATCGTTTCATTGAAGATATGCAAACCCGAGACCCGAAGCAAACCAAGTATTGTTCGCCATTCTTAACAAATATAATATTGGCAGATGCCTGC GCATACATGGGGTACCCTGAGACGTTGGCTGAAATGAGCGACATCCCAACCAGAACACACCGCTTCTATGGAGAGGCCAAGCGTTTATatgagcaagaagaaggaaatgTCACTTTGACCACAATGCAAGGTCTGGGTGTGCTCTGGACATG CGCTTCTTTACTTCGCAAGGAAAGAAATGGATGGAATTATCAAGGGCAGCTAACCTATACAATACAGCAATTTATACTGCTTGTGAACAGCGGAAAAGCGTCACATTATGAGCCGAAAGCCGTTGACACCAGCGTCTGGGGCTTGTTTAATATTATTacgtatatatatatatatatatattttcttttcttttccacgCCTTTGAAACTCAATGGTTGA
- the hacA gene encoding transcription factor HAC1 (COG:K;~EggNog:ENOG410PPY0;~InterPro:IPR004827;~PFAM:PF00170,PF07716;~go_function: GO:0003700 - DNA-binding transcription factor activity [Evidence IEA];~go_process: GO:0006355 - regulation of transcription, DNA-templated [Evidence IEA]) has protein sequence MEDDQFSSIDSLRGTPESDMPLTVSPADTSLNDDDCDERKTDEKKPAKKRKSWGQELPVPKTNLPPRKRAKTDDEKEQRRIERVLRNRAAAQTSRERKRLEMEKLENEKIQMEQQNQFLLSRLTQMETENNRLNQQVAQLSAEVRGSRSVSPKPGSPAAKSPTLTPTLFKQEGDELPMERIPFPTPSVTDYSPTLKPSTLAESSDATQHPAAMLCDLQCPSLDSKELEAPSHSSTSAPAQNLTLHVMLQLLFLTMTSTAYSTVIRPLSLILQSLKMGSPLEFSTTEIYQHFPLILWLISTPNLSLSTTSTSRPTVFRMRLLARLLACSPALARPLRDATGRALQLAVSDSLPRGHQTAAIDGVAGRQNWESLLTMALVIDCLQKKPGHLRRQRTSTSNNNGLRLARVGKFTGNRSSSRRSNSSTMGETLSSLLMGKEFL, from the exons ATGGAAGACGATCAGTTCTCCTCGATCGACTCGTTGCGGGGCACCCCGGAATCCGACATGCCCCTCACCGTGTCCCCCGCGGATACCTCTCTGAACGACGATGATTGTGATGAGAGGAAGACAGATGAGAAGAAGCCCGCCAAGAAGAGAAAGTCATGGGGCCAGGAACTCCCAGTTCCCAAGACCAACTTGCCTCCTAG AAAACGAGCCAAGACCGACGATGAAAAGGAACAACGTCGTATTGAGCGCGTTCTTCGCAACCGCGCCGCAGCCCAAACCTCCCGCGAGCGCAAGAGGCTCGAGATGGAGAAGCTGGAGAACGAGAAGATTCAGATGGAACAACagaaccagtttctcctgtcGCGCTTGACGCAGATGGAGACTGAGAACAACCGTCTGAACCAACAGGTCGCCCAGTTGTCTGCGGAGGTCCGCGGATCTCGCAGCGTGTCTCCCAAGCCCGGTTCGCCGGCCGCCAAATCTCCTACTTTGACCCCTACCTTGTTCAAGCAGGAGGGCGATGAGCTCCCCATGGAACGAATTCCTTTCCCCACCCCATCCGTCACCGACTACTCTCCTACCTTGAAGCCTTCCACTCTGGCTGAGTCCTCCGACGCGACACAACATCCTGCAGCGATGTTGTGTGACCTGCAGTGTCCGTCTCTGGACTCGAAGGAGTTGGAAGCGCCCTCCCACTCTTCGACCTCGGCTCCGGCGCAGAATCTAACGCTGCACGTGATGTTGCAGCTCCTCTTTCTGACGATGACTTCCACCGCCTATTCCACGGTGATTCGTCCGCTGAGCCTGATTCTTCAGTCGTTGAAGATGGGTTCGCCTTTGGAGTTTTCGACCACGGAGATCTATCAGCATTTCCCTTTGATTCTATGGTTAATTTCGACCCCGAATCTGTCTCTTTCGACGACATCGACCAGCAGGCCCACGGTCTTCCGGATGAGACTTCTCGCCAGACTCCTAGCGTGCAGCCCAGCCTTGGCGCGTCCACTTCGCGATGCGACGGGCAGAGCATTGCAGCTGGCTGTTAGCGACAGTCTTCCCCGGGGGCACCAGACAGCCGCTATTGATGGCGTCGCAGGTCGACAGAACTGGGAGTCCCTATTGACGATGGCTTTGGTAATTGACTGTCTCCAAAAGAAGCCAGGGCACCTCCGAAGACAACGAACTTCTACATCTAATAACAATGGTTTGAGATTAGCGCGGGTCGGGAAGTTTACTGGGAATCGGAGTTCTTCACGGCGTTCGAATTCGAGTACTATGGGTGAGACGCTATCGTCTCTGCTTATGGGCAAGGAATTTTTGTGA
- the DID2 gene encoding putative SNF7 family protein Fti1/Did2 (BUSCO:EOG092656CM;~COG:U;~EggNog:ENOG410PH3M), which translates to MSRTCTSSAAHPITLFQLTVHFPFFASLIRADKMVRKDPIFEARTNVKLHSNRLKKEAARADATFKSEKAKADKAMKNREFQIARIHAASAVREKRRQVTLRAEAARADVIINELKAAQSTRDTSRTLALASRGLDAASKSVNLEHLVSHANNFLARSEDFKIASSAIEDVAQGVSMQEYGAEGETEVDRMMEQLADDAGVDMRMALDADAAPKEDVKEQKQADTELEDGLGARLRALRAAN; encoded by the exons ATGTCTAGAACTTGCACTTCTTCCGCTGCACATCCAATAACGCTTTTTCAACTCACGGTACATTTTCCATTTTTTGCTTCATTAATACGCGCAGACAAAATGGTCCGAAAAGATCCTATCTTCGAGGCACGCACAAATGTCAAG CTACACTCCAACCGCCTCAAGAAAGAAGCCGCTCGAGCCGATGCCACCTTTAAATCCGAAAAAGCCAAGGCCGACAAGGCTATGAAAAACCGCGAATTCCAAATCGCCCGCATCCACGCCGCCTCGGCTGTCCGCGAGAAACGGCGACAAGTCACCCTCCGCGCCGAGGCCGCCCGAGCAGACGTGATCATCAACGAATTGAAAGCCGCCCAGAGCACCCGGGACACATCACGGACACTGGCACTAGCCTCGCGGGGTCTGGACGCTGCTTCCAAGAGCGTCAACCTGGAGCATCTCGTCTCGCATGCGAACAACTTTCTGGCTCGTTCGGAGGACTTCAAGATCGCGAGTAGCGCGATCGAGGACGTGGCGCAGGGTGTCTCGATGCAGGAGTATGGTGCCGAGGGCGAGACTGAGGTTGATCGGATGATGGAGCAGTTGGCGGATGATGCGGGCGTTGATATGCGGATGGCTTTGGATGCGGATGCGGCTCCTAAGGAGGATGTTAAGGAGCAGAAGCAGGCTGATACGGAGTTGGAGGATGGGCTGGGTGCGAGGTTACGGGCGCTTCGGGCGGCGAATTGA
- a CDS encoding uncharacterized protein (COG:S;~EggNog:ENOG410PJMI;~InterPro:IPR029032) produces MSKLSNSLKSLINSPSARPGTVPAPRNIQSVFHKIQQDAESNDVSQPSWVALSTAATMTMNSPDSLGILFNQATSASQSPEESVATAELMREVGLKCISFNGIPRTINCLNAFKAGLPESVAAKLSKTSTRTPTVENINEIRERGRNLWDSIYRPFENKLYEKLADAHPDLPVHILNGNYGALLSDPAGRSTGANAGRVLTSIVAVACLRAQTGVGPQVTSHVFGLRKALEDGTWESDVEGEKGAKWLASDEGNTWILNSVDRIVESISQGEGTNFAPGRTSKL; encoded by the exons ATGTCAAAGTTATCGAACAGTCTGAAGTCGCTGATTAACAGCCCCAGTGCTCGTCCGGGTACTGTGCCTGCTCCGCGCAACATTCAATCTGTCTTTCACAAGATCCAACAAGATGCCGAATCTAACGATGTCTCGCAGCCTTCCTGGGTGGCTCTATCA ACAGCAGCCACAATGACCATGAACTCCCCCGACTCCCTCGGCATCCTCTTCAACCAAGCGACCTCGGCCTCCCAGTCCCCCGAAGAAAGCGTAGCAACTGCAGAACTCATGCGCGAAGTTGGTCTCAAATGCATCAGCTTCAACGGTATCCCGCGCACTATCAATTGCCTGAACGCCTTCAAAGCAGGCCTCCCCGAGTCTGTCGCTGCGAAGCTCTCGAAAACCTCCACCCGCACGCCCACGGTTGAGAATATTAACGAGATCCGCGAGCGCGGACGAAACCTGTGGGATTCGATCTATCGGCCATTCGAGAACAAATTGTATGAGAAGCTTGCGGATGCACATCCGGATTTGCCCGTGCATATTCTGAATGGGAATTATGGGGCGCTGTTGTCCGATCCTGCGGGGAGGTCCACGGGGGCGAATGCGGGGAGGGTGTTGACTTCCATTGTGGCTGTTGCTTGTTTGCGTGCGCAGACGGGTGTTGGGCCGCAGGTTACGTCGCATGTGTTTGGGTTGCGGAAGGCACTTGAGGATGGGACGTGGGAGAGTGATGTTGAGGGTGAGAAGGGGGCTAAATGGTTGGCTAGTGATGAGGGTAATACCTGGATTTTGAACAGTGTCGACCGAATCGTTGAGTCGATTAGCCAGGGCGAGGGGACGAATTTTGCGCCTGGCAGAACCTCCAAGCTGTAA
- a CDS encoding putative MFS transporter (COG:G;~EggNog:ENOG410PG15;~InterPro:IPR020846,IPR011701,IPR036259;~PFAM:PF07690;~TransMembrane:12 (i38-55o81-101i108-127o133-157i169-189o201-223i279-303o315-337i344-365o371-391i403-424o436-458i);~go_function: GO:0022857 - transmembrane transporter activity [Evidence IEA];~go_process: GO:0055085 - transmembrane transport [Evidence IEA]): protein MDTAGIDDEKPDTSHKPIDSVQDLAYQQKLTQRVLFKLDTRILPILAILFLLSFLDRTNVGNAKIIGLEEDLGITDHQYDIGLAVYYLTYVLSELPSNLILKKASPRIWLPLITALWGVMTMCLGFVRNFAGFVAVRCLLGAFEGGLLPGMVLYLSFFYRRSDLALRIGLFYTAASLSGAFGGLLARGLAEIGPRGGLEGWRWIFIIEGLLTVTCAAISYFGLPNNPTTAPFLTIEEREFVRDWLSGDNPCAPAGTLASEQESFQWSEVRRGLLDPRMWLSAAAYFSLLSGMYSFGLFLPTIINDSGYAANEDQVQLWSVIPYAVAAVFTVMVAFFSDRLQLRGTLMLVTIPLAIAGYAAIANVQGARLKYGMTFIMAMGMYGSIPCILVWNSNNSAGHYKRATTSAMQLTIANCGGFVATFIYPSKDKPQYHRGHTVVLGLLVFSWFMILLNVLYCAKVNRDKKRGKYVQYAGYNDDRNPDFKLVL, encoded by the exons ATGGATACAGCTGGAATTGACGATGAGAAGCCGGACACCTCACACAAGCCAATCGACTCAGTGCAGGACCTGGCCTACCAGCAGAAGCTGACCCAGCGAGTTCTATTTAAGCTGGACACAAG AATACTTCCTATTCTAGCAATACTCTTCCTTCTATCCTTCTTGGACCGGACCAACGTCGGGAATGCGAAAATCATCGGCCTCGAGGAAGACCTTGGAATCACGGACCATCAATATGATATAGGTCTGGCAGTGTACTATCTCACTTATGTTCTTAG TGAGCTTCCAAGTAATCTTATCCTCAAGAAAGCATCCCCGAGGATCTGGCTGCCCCTTATCACAGCACTATGGGGCGTGATGACCATGTGTTTGGGCTTCGTACGCAACTTCGCAGGTTTTGTTGCCGTACGATGTCTgcttggtgcttttgaaggTGGACTGCTACCTGGAATGGTGTTGTATTTGTCCTTCTTTTACAGACGAAGTGACTTGGCTTTGCGTATTGGTCTGTTCTACACTGCAGCATCATTATCTGGTGCTTTTGGAG GTCTCCTGGCCCGCGGACTGGCTGAAATTGGCCCTCGAGGAGGGCTAGAAGGTTGGCGTTGGATCTTCATTATCGAAGGATTATTG ACAGTCACATGTGCTGCTATTAGTTACTTTGGCCTCCCAAATAATCCAACGACAGCGCCATTTCTGACCATTGAAGAGCGTGAGTTTGTTCGTGACTGGCTATCCGGTGATAATCCATGCGCACCAGCAGG CACCCTAGCAAGTGAACAAGAGAGTTTCCAATGGTCCGAAGTACGCAGAGGTCTTCTGGATCCTCGAATGTGGCTCTCTGCAGCAGCGTACTTCTCTTTGCTGTCCGGAATGTACTCCTTTGGGCTATTTCTCCCAACAATCATCAATGACAGCGGCTATGCAGCAAACGAGGACCAAGTACAGTTGTGGTCCGTGATTCCGTATGCAGTGGCAGCGGTATTCACCG TAATGgtggctttcttttctgaTCGGCTGCAACTTCGAGGAACTCTCATGCTTGTCACAATCCCGCTGGCGATCGCGGGCTATGCGGCAATTGCTAATGTCCAAGGCGCACGCCTAAAATACGGAATGACTTTTATCATGGCCATGGGGATGTATGGTAGTATTCCGTGCATTCTAGTGTGGAATTCCAACAACTCCGCCGGACACTATAAGAGGGCCACTACATCTGCGATGCAGTTGACCATCGCGAATTGTGGTGGCTTCGTTGCAA CATTCATCTATCCCAGCAAAGACAAACCACAGTATCACCGGGGCCATACAGTCGTCCTTGGCTTACTTGTGTTCTCATGGTTCAT GATTCTCTTGAACGTCCTGTATTGCGCCAAAGTCAATCGTGATAAAAAGCGGGGGAAATATGTCCAATATGCTGGGTACAACGACGACAGAAACCCGGACTTCAAGCTAGTCTTGTAA
- a CDS encoding 3-oxoacid CoA-transferase (COG:C;~EggNog:ENOG410PGYY;~InterPro:IPR004165,IPR012792,IPR012791,IPR037171, IPR014388;~PFAM:PF01144;~go_function: GO:0008410 - CoA-transferase activity [Evidence IEA];~go_process: GO:0046952 - ketone body catabolic process [Evidence IEA]), with translation MATLRVSALFLSRRSLSVCRPRLRLGVRCRAGLRPSFQPSTIDCAKSYSTVPSARQRLAPIVERGASKLFKDADEAVADLKSGSVILSSGFGLCGVAETLISAIQRRGLKNLHSLTAISNNAGAPGKGGLATLTQAGQVNKLILSYLGNNKPLEQKYLTGEISIELCPQGTLAERMRAGGAGIPAFFTPTGAHTFLQDGRIPVRMDASGKVVEHGKPRETREFNNKTYLMETAITGDVAILRAWKADEAGNCVFRYTTKAFGPIMAKAADLTIVEAENIVPVGSINPNDVDLPGIFVNRIVPATDPKNIEIKKLRSANDEGAVKSEKSAALAQRNRIAKRAAKELKQGYYVNLGVGIPTLAPSFLPEDVKVWVQSENGLLGMGPYPTEDEVDADIINAGKETVTLVDGASTFDSSESFGMIRGGHVDVSILGALQVSAKGDLANYMIPGKVFKGMGGAMDLISNPDQTKIVVATSHTAKDGSPKVVADCSLPLTGANCVSTIITDLCVFQVDRTQGALLLTELAPGVEVEEVRSKTGAEFTVADRLEVME, from the exons ATGGCGACATTACGGGTTTCAGCATTGTTCCTGTCACGGAGGTCGCTCTCCGTCTGTCGGCCGCGACTTCGACTGGGAGTTCGCTGCAGAGCAGGTTTGCGACCTTCATTTCAGCCAAGTACCATCGACTGCGCAAAGTCATATTCAACCGTCCCAAGTGCGCGACAGCGATTGGCTCCAATAGTCGAGCGCGGCGCTTCGAAATTGTTCAAGGATGCGGACGAGGCAGTCGCTGACCTGAAGAGCGGGTCTGTTattctgagttcagggtttgGCCTTTGCGGTGTTGCTG AAACCCTTATCTCCGCTATACAACGTCGAGGATTAAAGAACCTGCACTCCTTAACCGCGATTTCGAACAATGCCGGCGCTCCTGGTAAAGGTGGACTTGCGACGCTCACGCAAGCGGGCCAGGTTAACAAGCTCATCCTTTCATACCTCGGCAACAACAAGCCTCTTGAGCAGAAGTACTTGACGGGAGAGATTTCTATTGAGCTGTGTCCGCAAGGCACGTTGGCGGAGCGGATGCGTGCAGGAGGCGCTGGGATCCCGGCCTTCTTCACTCCTACAGGAGCTC ATACCTTCCTCCAGGACGGAAGAATTCCAGTTCGCATGGACGCCTCCGGTAAGGTCGTGGAGCACGGAAAGCCCCGCGAGACTAGAGAATTCAATAACAAGACATACTTGATGGAAACCGCCATCACAGGTGACGTCGCAATTCTCCGTGCATGGAAAGCGGACGAAGCTGGTAACTGTGTTTTCCG TTACACTACCAAGGCATTTGGCCCAATCATGGCCAAAGCAGCAGACCTTACCATTGTAGAAGCGGAAAACATCGTCCCCGTCGGCTCAATTAACCCCAACGACGTTGATCTACCAGGAATTTTTGTGAACAGGATTGTTCCTGCTACCGACCCGAAGAACATTGAGATCAAGAAGCTGCGCTCGGCCAATGATGAGGGTGCGGTGAAATCAGAAAAGAGTGCTGCTCTGGCTCAGAGGAATAGAATTGCCAAGAGAGCCGCGAAGGAGCTCAAGCAGGGGTACTATGTTAACCTTGGTGTTG GTATTCCCACACTAGCCCCATCATTCCTACCCGAGGATGTCAAGGTCTGGGTTCAGTCAGAGAATGGTCTTCTGGGAATG GGACCGTACCCTACAGAGGATGAAGTTGATGC CGATATTATCAACGCCGGAAAGGAAACCGTTACCCTCGTCGATGGAGCCTCTACATTTGATAGCTCCGAGTCATTCGGTATGATTCGGGGTGGACACGTCGATGTGTCGATTCTTGGG GCTCTGCAAGTCAGCGCAAAGGGTGACCTTGCCAACTACATGATCCCCGGAAAGGTCTTCAAGGGCATGGGAGGCGCCATGGACCTGATTTCAAACCCCGATCAAACCAAGATTGTGGTGGCCACTAGTCACACGGCCAAGGATGGCTCTCCAAAGGTCGTGGCCGATTGCAGTCTGCCTTTGACCGGTGCGAACTGTGTTAGCACGATCATCACGGATCTG TGCGTCTTCCAAGTTGACCGGACTCAAGGGGCGCTCCTTTTGACGGAGCTGGCCCCTGGTGTGGAAGTTGAGGAAGTCCGGAGCAAGACAGGTGCTGAGTTTACTGTGGCGGATCGTTTGGAAGTTATGGAATAA